Proteins encoded by one window of Epinephelus moara isolate mb chromosome 18, YSFRI_EMoa_1.0, whole genome shotgun sequence:
- the LOC126406129 gene encoding E3 SUMO-protein ligase ZBED1-like codes for MMSTDLKARYGPAKDAFFLLNTASYLDPRFHRLVHLEQESRQAVQDKVQRELAELSEETGREEGQEENATATEPQQRKEKNALSAMGDLFGDVYCQNSAGVRPNEDVLQREMMAYDSEPPPPSDSNPLSWWKERSLKYPHLAQLARGYLAICGTSVRAERVFSTAGNIVTKQRSSLEPENVNHLVFLANNLKKSAAR; via the exons ATGATGTCAACTGATCTGAAGGCACGATATGGCCCCGCCAAAGATGCATTCTTCCTACTGAACACAGCCAGCTACCTCGACCCGCGTTTTCACCGACTGGTTCATTTGGAACAAGAGTCGCGGCAGGCAGTGCAAGATAAGGTTCAGAGGGAGCTTGCCGAGCTCAGCgaggagacaggcagagaggaagGCCAAGAGGAGAACGCCACGGCTACAGAGCCACAGCAGCGCAAGGAAAAGAATGCTCTTAGCGCGATGGGGGACCTCTTTGGCGATGTGTACTGCCAAAACTCGGCAGGAG tcagACCGAATGAAGATGTGCTCCAAAGAGAAATGATGGCCTACGACAGTGAGCCCCCACCCCCGTCTGACAGCAACCCGCTGTCCTGGTGGAAGGAGAGAAGCCTCAAGTACCCCCATCTCGCCCAACTGGCACGCGGCTACCTGGCAATATGCGGGACATCTGTGAGGGCGGAACGAGTGTTTTCCACAGCCGGGAACATAGTCACAAAGCAACGCTCTTCTCTAGAGCCAGAAAATGTGAATCACCTTGTCTTTTTGGCGAACAACCTAAAAAAGTCTGCAGCCAGATAA